From Leptolyngbyaceae cyanobacterium:
GCGATTGGGGTGATTTTCATGTGCAATCATTGTCCTTACGTGGGGTTATATTTGGAACGCCTCAAGCAAATTCAGACTGATTTCCTAGCATCGGGTTTTACTTTAATTGGCATTAACGCTAATGATGCTACTCAATATCCTGAGGATAGCTTCGAGAATATGAAGGCTTTCGCAGCTACCCGCAATCTTAATTTTCCTTATCTACGCGACCCTACTCAAGATGTAGCTCGTTCTTTCGGTGCTTCTATAACTCCAGAAGCTTTTTTATTAGATCGTCAGGCGGTACTGTGTTATGGGGGCAGCATTGATGATAATGCTCAAGCACCGGACTCGGTGGGGGTGTCTTTTTTAAGAAATGCGATCGCGCAATTACTAGCAGGGGAAAAGGTGACCCAAAGCTACGTTCAACCTGTTGGTTGCTCTTTGAAGTGGCGGACTTAAACACATTTGTCCTTTCTACTGTTATCTTAAGTTGGAGGCAAATTATGTTGAAAAAATAGTTATTGCATGGGTATTGCATT
This genomic window contains:
- a CDS encoding thioredoxin family protein, with product MGTSIGSYAPDFELPGVDGEVHHLAQYLEKYRAIGVIFMCNHCPYVGLYLERLKQIQTDFLASGFTLIGINANDATQYPEDSFENMKAFAATRNLNFPYLRDPTQDVARSFGASITPEAFLLDRQAVLCYGGSIDDNAQAPDSVGVSFLRNAIAQLLAGEKVTQSYVQPVGCSLKWRT